The Halalkalibacter krulwichiae genome has a segment encoding these proteins:
- a CDS encoding glucosamine-6-phosphate deaminase, whose product MKIFTLKDAEQLGKEAAEYAAELLNGTIQNQGEARLLFSTGQSQLTTINELVKKDIDWSKVEMFHLDEYVDLSEEHKASFRKYLKERFVNKINLKKAYFVGEGEIEANIQSLTEEIRKAPIDVALIGIGENAHIAFNDPPADFETKEAYIKVQLDDTCKNQQVREGWFSSIEEVPNEAITMTIHQILQSKHIISCVPYAVKAEAIKNTLEHKVDNTIPATILKEHRNWTLYLDEESASLIK is encoded by the coding sequence ATGAAGATTTTTACATTGAAAGATGCAGAACAACTAGGAAAAGAAGCGGCAGAATATGCGGCTGAACTTTTAAATGGAACGATTCAGAATCAAGGCGAAGCAAGATTGTTATTTTCGACCGGGCAATCGCAATTAACGACGATCAATGAACTAGTGAAGAAAGACATCGACTGGAGCAAGGTTGAGATGTTTCACCTCGACGAATATGTCGATTTAAGTGAAGAGCATAAAGCAAGTTTTCGAAAATACTTGAAAGAACGATTCGTCAATAAAATCAACTTAAAGAAGGCTTATTTTGTCGGCGAAGGAGAAATTGAGGCCAATATTCAATCCCTTACAGAAGAAATTAGGAAAGCGCCAATCGATGTTGCCTTGATCGGGATTGGCGAAAATGCTCATATTGCCTTTAATGATCCACCTGCTGACTTTGAGACAAAAGAAGCCTATATTAAGGTTCAACTAGACGATACATGTAAAAACCAACAAGTACGTGAAGGGTGGTTCTCTTCTATAGAAGAAGTGCCGAATGAAGCCATAACGATGACGATTCACCAAATTTTACAAAGCAAACATATTATCTCTTGTGTCCCATATGCCGTAAAAGCGGAAGCAATCAAAAACACGCTTGAGCATAAAGTCGATAACACGATTCCCGCAACGATTTTAAAAGAACATCGTAACTGGACATTGTATCTCGACGAAGAATCAGCTTCGCTTATTAAATAA
- a CDS encoding TRAP transporter large permease, which yields MTEIFILFGLLFLFMFLGIPIAFSLGITSVIVAIYYEIPLLLLFQNMVSGINNFTFLAVPFFILAAQIMTDGEISDKIMKFASVIVGKIRGGTAMVNVTSSMFFGGVSGSSVADVSSIGSMLIPAMKKQGYDKDYSVAVTVTSSTQGVIIPPSQNMIYYAIAAGGISISELFLAGFLPGIMLGIALMIVTYLLAVKRKYPKGRGYTLKESLHIIKEASLGILTAVIIIGGIIFGIFTATESAAVAAVYALLITTFIYKNMTFKKIKKILYSSSKTLGMIVAIIATSSAFGYVMAYLRIPTMVSNFFLTISENPIVITLLIILLLLVLGMFMDMGVLILLLTPILLPVATMAGIDPIHFGVIMVLTLGIGLCTPPVGTSLFVGCAIAGLPIEKSIKALLPFYLVMVLVVLLVTFIPSIALWIPSLAN from the coding sequence ATGACGGAGATATTTATTTTATTCGGGTTGCTTTTCCTGTTCATGTTCTTAGGGATTCCGATTGCCTTTTCGTTAGGAATTACGTCTGTTATTGTAGCGATCTATTATGAGATCCCTTTGCTGCTTTTATTTCAAAACATGGTCAGTGGCATTAATAATTTCACGTTTCTAGCGGTTCCTTTCTTCATCTTGGCAGCCCAGATCATGACAGACGGGGAAATCAGCGATAAGATCATGAAATTTGCGAGTGTCATCGTTGGCAAAATCCGTGGGGGCACGGCGATGGTCAATGTCACATCGAGTATGTTCTTTGGAGGTGTGTCAGGGTCTTCCGTAGCGGATGTGTCTTCGATCGGTTCGATGTTAATTCCGGCGATGAAAAAGCAAGGCTACGACAAAGACTATAGTGTGGCGGTTACCGTCACTTCATCGACACAAGGTGTGATCATCCCACCAAGTCAAAATATGATTTACTACGCGATTGCAGCTGGAGGAATCTCGATTAGTGAACTGTTTCTAGCAGGATTTTTACCTGGAATTATGCTAGGGATTGCTCTAATGATCGTCACGTATCTGTTAGCGGTCAAGCGCAAATACCCGAAAGGAAGAGGGTATACGCTCAAAGAAAGTTTGCACATTATAAAAGAGGCAAGTCTTGGTATTTTAACAGCCGTGATTATCATTGGAGGTATTATCTTCGGGATCTTTACGGCTACTGAGTCTGCAGCGGTCGCAGCCGTCTATGCGTTACTAATCACTACCTTCATTTATAAAAACATGACCTTCAAGAAAATCAAAAAGATCCTTTACTCATCATCAAAGACATTAGGTATGATTGTCGCTATTATTGCTACTTCATCTGCTTTTGGCTATGTGATGGCTTATCTAAGAATCCCAACAATGGTCTCGAATTTCTTTCTAACGATTTCTGAGAACCCGATTGTTATTACCCTTTTAATTATTTTATTGTTATTAGTATTAGGAATGTTCATGGATATGGGTGTGCTCATTTTATTGCTAACGCCAATCCTGCTTCCGGTTGCGACGATGGCTGGTATTGATCCGATTCACTTTGGGGTCATAATGGTTCTCACGTTAGGGATCGGCTTATGTACGCCTCCTGTTGGAACATCGTTATTTGTCGGCTGTGCCATTGCTGGATTACCAATTGAAAAATCGATTAAGGCTCTATTGCCGTTTTATCTAGTGATGGTCCTTGTCGTGCTCTTAGTAACATTTATTCCATCGATCGCTTTATGGATTCCAAGTTTAGCGAACTAA
- a CDS encoding TRAP transporter small permease gives MYEMINKKLDQMTTVLNWFLGIILTLMLLITFIQVVLRYVFNSPLIWADEVTLVMLTWYGYIIIAILVKEGKHISLEFLYSRFNQMTKKGLDLLRNILILGFAILMVYFGSEMVINTQGRHLPASHLPRSLLYFPLIISGLLISFYTINHVITLLFPRTGREAGDRR, from the coding sequence ATGTACGAGATGATCAATAAAAAACTAGATCAAATGACGACGGTTCTAAATTGGTTTCTAGGCATCATACTTACGCTCATGCTACTAATCACTTTTATCCAGGTTGTCTTAAGGTATGTGTTTAATAGCCCTTTGATCTGGGCAGATGAAGTTACGTTAGTCATGCTTACATGGTATGGGTATATCATTATCGCTATTTTGGTCAAAGAAGGAAAGCATATTTCGCTAGAGTTTCTTTATTCCCGCTTTAATCAAATGACGAAGAAGGGGTTAGATCTTCTTCGAAACATTCTTATTCTAGGATTCGCTATTCTAATGGTTTACTTTGGAAGTGAAATGGTCATTAACACGCAAGGAAGGCATCTCCCGGCGTCTCATCTTCCACGTTCCTTGTTGTATTTCCCGTTAATCATTTCAGGACTCTTAATTAGTTTCTATACGATCAATCATGTCATAACGTTGCTATTTCCTAGAACGGGAAGGGAGGCAGGAGATAGAAGATGA
- a CDS encoding TRAP transporter substrate-binding protein, which translates to MKKRSSWLSIGVLLLFLFLAACSSSSEETGNTSDEGNSDQGEKAETVVLRLAENQPDNNPVTIAMYEFADLVEEKTNGEVKIEVYANGQLGEETANIDQVQAGALDMARVNSVPVAQIVDEIGVFTTPFIFADQEHKYRVLDGEIGEEVLAKFEDHGMVSFGYLEAGTRNFYTTDKPIESVEDMKGLRIRVQPSDISVKMVQLLGAVPTPMDYGEVFTALQTGVIDGAENDFVSYYTSGHFEAAPHYTLNGHLSPPALVIMNKQTWDGLSEEHQLAIKESAAIAIEAQRESMNEMQEEFRKEVEEAGSVIYEVDVEEFQEAINPIFDEMPQYEELIERIRALQ; encoded by the coding sequence ATGAAAAAAAGGTCTTCATGGTTAAGCATTGGGGTTCTGTTACTTTTCTTGTTTCTAGCAGCTTGTTCTTCTAGTTCGGAGGAGACGGGAAATACGAGTGATGAGGGGAATTCGGATCAAGGGGAAAAGGCGGAGACAGTTGTGTTGAGGCTAGCTGAAAATCAGCCTGATAATAATCCAGTGACGATTGCGATGTATGAGTTTGCTGATTTGGTGGAAGAGAAGACAAATGGTGAAGTGAAGATTGAGGTTTATGCGAATGGTCAGCTTGGTGAGGAAACAGCCAATATTGATCAGGTTCAGGCAGGCGCTTTAGATATGGCGCGTGTGAACTCAGTTCCTGTAGCACAAATAGTAGATGAAATAGGAGTTTTTACAACGCCATTTATTTTTGCTGATCAAGAGCACAAATATCGAGTGCTAGATGGTGAGATTGGCGAAGAAGTTCTTGCTAAATTTGAAGACCACGGGATGGTTAGTTTTGGCTATTTAGAAGCGGGAACTAGAAACTTTTACACGACTGATAAGCCGATTGAGTCTGTGGAAGATATGAAGGGGTTAAGAATTCGCGTTCAGCCATCTGATATTTCCGTGAAAATGGTCCAATTGCTAGGAGCCGTTCCAACTCCTATGGATTATGGTGAAGTGTTTACCGCTTTACAAACAGGTGTAATTGATGGTGCTGAGAACGACTTTGTCAGCTATTATACATCCGGTCACTTTGAAGCTGCCCCGCATTATACGTTGAATGGCCACTTAAGTCCGCCGGCATTAGTCATTATGAATAAGCAAACGTGGGATGGTCTATCAGAGGAACATCAGCTAGCAATCAAAGAGTCTGCTGCGATTGCGATCGAAGCACAGAGAGAATCGATGAATGAGATGCAAGAAGAGTTCAGAAAAGAGGTTGAAGAAGCGGGTTCTGTTATTTATGAAGTCGATGTCGAGGAGTTCCAAGAAGCTATTAATCCGATCTTTGACGAGATGCCGCAATATGAAGAGTTAATTGAGAGAATAAGAGCCTTGCAATAA
- a CDS encoding LacI family DNA-binding transcriptional regulator has translation MTKKVTINDIAKAANTSTATVSRVLNNPDYPVKESLRTKVMEAIEQLNYVPNLVGKQLKTNTSNEIGVIIPNISNPYYTLLISGLEYVIRQSEKYILLCNTNGDPELERKYLEYLYQKQVRGMIISSINPDVEYLRFLQKNHVQIVAFEQDLDLDCTKINFDYYRGGFLAAEHLIKRGHRDIGFISAPLSRHSRRKVYEGFQACLNQYGIKEQKEYIKIGSDQQEISGEMFEYQNGKNLASQLLSEKKLPTSIFCINDMTAFGVIQQLQNNGLKIPEDVAVVGFDNIDMCEIVNPSLTTIDQSTFEMGRLAAEALMYSMKNTSAAPTNNLLQPTLIERQSTNG, from the coding sequence ATGACGAAAAAAGTGACTATTAATGACATTGCAAAAGCGGCAAATACTTCTACTGCTACGGTTTCCAGAGTGCTTAATAATCCGGATTATCCAGTGAAGGAGAGCCTTAGAACAAAGGTAATGGAGGCCATAGAGCAGTTGAACTATGTTCCGAATCTTGTAGGGAAACAGTTAAAGACGAATACGAGTAATGAGATTGGAGTTATTATTCCTAACATTTCTAATCCGTACTACACCTTATTAATCTCTGGGTTAGAATACGTGATTAGGCAGAGTGAGAAGTATATTCTTTTGTGTAATACGAATGGTGATCCTGAGTTGGAAAGAAAGTATTTAGAGTATTTATATCAGAAGCAAGTGCGGGGGATGATCATTTCGTCGATTAATCCAGATGTTGAGTATTTAAGGTTTCTTCAAAAGAATCATGTGCAAATTGTTGCGTTTGAACAGGATCTTGATTTGGATTGTACGAAGATCAATTTCGATTATTATAGAGGGGGCTTTCTGGCTGCTGAGCATCTCATCAAGAGAGGTCATCGAGACATTGGTTTTATCAGTGCGCCGCTCAGTCGACATAGTCGAAGGAAGGTGTACGAAGGGTTTCAAGCTTGCTTGAACCAGTATGGGATTAAGGAGCAGAAAGAGTACATCAAGATTGGCTCCGATCAGCAGGAGATCTCTGGTGAAATGTTTGAGTATCAAAATGGTAAGAATTTAGCCTCACAGCTGCTTTCAGAGAAAAAGTTACCGACCTCGATCTTTTGTATCAATGATATGACGGCTTTTGGGGTGATTCAACAGCTGCAGAATAATGGATTGAAGATTCCTGAGGATGTCGCTGTTGTTGGATTTGACAACATCGATATGTGTGAGATCGTCAATCCTTCTTTAACGACGATCGACCAGTCTACTTTTGAAATGGGGAGGTTGGCGGCTGAAGCTTTAATGTACAGTATGAAAAATACCTCGGCTGCACCCACTAATAACTTGTTGCAACCGACCTTAATTGAAAGGCAGTCGACGAATGGATAA
- a CDS encoding P-loop NTPase fold protein: MKLFIDYKKLNDTNFFKDQKGVKLEEPTVQKLKNEILYGNCSSFLISGYRGAGKTSYIDIIENEVANENRIFVRLNLSKYSSYSLLMRKLIRSIYEEIPEDRLNKLEKDDKKLWTKLGLLYERTFNDISNVNKTELTTEMSNSLKAVIDFKKFILIFSTLIFSAINFKWDLLSYIFNYFTNLIGWVLLIGASIWGCVEGFKLHTAITKKSLTNQVLSRQSLYDDEIAEHRLTEILTELKEHHITFVFVFDELDKLDIKSVESIINETKSLMLSGLGTFLIVAGQQLYYKYYDSPTEDDSILSSLFANTFHIPLASDDILLELFNRLITKKEDVSDEAINQYFLALTLNSNRLPRKFMNLIREEIEWEGNKAYIDLEKLTAKNEVMATCLRVVQEIEESALQDFTEEYDKGIKDFLSYQLYRWIQMIIRKKSRPFQLEEITKISNEQLPSILEEYEKLLIDLSEILKDKLVEAKLLTPTNEGLNSKEYLVFNEVILNDEPQDLETLSHNTRLINQIINIESMIIKVADMTNSRKFGDTLEATVNTLVTKGYLKQYWVKHVTKILELISISEKLSKNNSLSANEVNVIQEAKVQINRLESEIREQYYYLKTRFIYNNQQVKVEWDNSKRKYADFILRYTDDNQPDILFEVKMGSSINGIQSSLNSLISYNQITQKKNKLVLIFKNDFDKKYGYERLANFVSSGFKEFESDIYLYIEDNNIEESYSEFLSKTLTNNSDHIGFLEVTKNEKSV, translated from the coding sequence ATGAAACTATTCATTGATTATAAAAAGCTAAATGATACTAATTTCTTTAAAGATCAGAAGGGTGTAAAACTGGAAGAACCTACAGTTCAAAAACTCAAAAATGAGATACTATATGGTAATTGTTCAAGTTTTCTTATTTCAGGTTATCGCGGGGCCGGCAAAACATCGTACATTGACATAATAGAAAATGAAGTCGCTAATGAAAACAGGATATTTGTGAGATTAAATTTATCCAAATACAGTAGCTATTCATTATTAATGAGAAAGTTAATTAGGAGTATCTATGAAGAGATTCCTGAAGATAGACTAAATAAACTAGAAAAAGATGATAAAAAGTTATGGACTAAATTAGGATTGCTTTATGAAAGAACGTTTAACGATATTTCCAATGTAAATAAAACTGAACTAACTACAGAAATGAGTAATTCATTAAAGGCTGTCATTGACTTCAAAAAGTTCATCTTAATCTTCTCTACTCTAATATTTTCAGCAATTAATTTTAAATGGGACTTATTAAGTTACATATTTAATTATTTTACTAATTTAATTGGGTGGGTACTTCTTATCGGCGCCTCTATTTGGGGTTGTGTTGAAGGATTTAAATTACATACGGCAATAACAAAGAAAAGTTTAACTAACCAAGTTCTAAGTAGACAGAGTTTATACGACGATGAAATTGCTGAACACCGTTTAACAGAGATATTAACCGAACTAAAAGAACATCATATTACATTCGTGTTTGTATTTGATGAACTGGATAAACTGGATATAAAGAGTGTTGAGAGCATAATAAATGAAACAAAATCATTGATGCTGAGTGGATTGGGCACATTTCTGATTGTTGCAGGACAACAACTTTATTATAAGTACTATGATTCGCCTACTGAAGACGATTCGATATTATCAAGCCTATTTGCGAACACTTTTCATATACCTCTCGCTAGTGACGATATCCTCCTTGAATTGTTCAACCGATTAATCACTAAAAAAGAAGACGTATCTGATGAGGCCATTAATCAATATTTCTTAGCCTTAACATTAAATTCAAATCGATTGCCAAGAAAGTTTATGAACCTTATACGAGAAGAAATTGAATGGGAAGGTAATAAAGCTTATATCGATTTAGAAAAATTAACAGCTAAAAATGAAGTGATGGCAACTTGTTTAAGGGTAGTTCAGGAAATAGAGGAAAGCGCACTTCAAGATTTCACAGAAGAGTATGATAAAGGAATAAAAGACTTTTTATCATACCAACTATACAGATGGATACAAATGATCATTAGAAAAAAAAGCAGACCCTTTCAGTTAGAAGAAATCACAAAGATTTCTAATGAACAACTACCTTCTATACTCGAAGAATATGAAAAGTTACTAATAGATTTGTCTGAAATCCTAAAAGATAAATTAGTAGAAGCAAAGTTATTAACACCAACCAACGAGGGTCTAAATAGTAAGGAATATTTAGTTTTCAATGAAGTAATCCTTAATGACGAGCCACAAGATCTTGAAACTTTAAGTCATAATACAAGATTAATAAATCAAATTATTAATATTGAAAGCATGATTATTAAAGTTGCGGATATGACCAATTCTCGTAAGTTTGGTGATACATTAGAAGCTACGGTAAATACACTCGTAACAAAAGGCTATCTAAAACAATACTGGGTAAAACACGTCACTAAAATATTAGAGCTTATTTCCATTAGTGAAAAGTTAAGCAAGAACAATTCTCTTTCAGCCAATGAGGTAAATGTCATACAAGAAGCAAAGGTTCAAATCAATCGCCTAGAGTCTGAAATTAGAGAACAATATTACTATCTTAAAACGAGGTTCATATACAATAATCAACAAGTAAAAGTAGAATGGGATAATTCAAAAAGAAAATATGCTGATTTCATTTTAAGGTATACAGACGACAACCAACCAGATATATTGTTTGAGGTGAAAATGGGGTCTAGTATTAATGGAATTCAGTCATCCTTAAATAGTTTAATATCTTATAATCAGATCACTCAAAAGAAAAATAAATTAGTGCTTATTTTCAAAAATGACTTTGATAAAAAGTATGGCTATGAGAGATTAGCAAATTTTGTGAGTAGCGGATTTAAAGAGTTCGAATCAGACATTTATCTTTATATAGAAGATAATAATATCGAGGAATCCTATAGTGAGTTTTTAAGCAAGACCTTAACAAATAACAGTGACCATATCGGATTTCTAGAAGTCACTAAAAATGAAAAATCAGTTTAA
- a CDS encoding zinc-dependent alcohol dehydrogenase — protein MKVITKSQLPGQIKITEKEIPQLNKGEILIEVSHCAICGSDIHAVKHAKGYEFVREETTLGHEFSGKVIKVTDEQDQHLVNKNVYVESMHYCGKCENCLSGRTSICMNLQVIGLHYDGGMSEFVKVPRQFVKEINPALPIELAALMEPMAIAVHAVNRIDTLQPNQKVLVQGPGIIGFFTGLISAHKQADVLLSGLDSDYEHRLSKATKFGMKPLIANKEKLEGEVDVLFECSGSSAALKSGITSVKKGGKVVLVALYEEEMSLFLTELVRKEVPLLTSYGCDPVDYKEAEEILVHYQEPLKEVISLFPLLTAREAFAKSMEQDVLKAVLFNE, from the coding sequence ATGAAAGTCATTACGAAATCTCAACTACCAGGTCAAATTAAGATAACGGAAAAGGAGATTCCTCAGTTAAATAAAGGGGAAATCCTCATTGAGGTTTCTCATTGTGCCATTTGTGGAAGTGATATTCATGCTGTGAAACACGCAAAAGGGTACGAATTTGTCAGAGAGGAGACAACATTAGGGCACGAATTCTCTGGGAAAGTGATTAAGGTAACAGATGAACAAGATCAGCATTTAGTAAATAAGAATGTCTATGTTGAATCAATGCATTACTGTGGAAAATGTGAAAACTGTCTATCAGGAAGGACGTCTATCTGTATGAACCTTCAAGTCATAGGGCTTCACTATGACGGAGGAATGTCAGAGTTTGTGAAAGTACCTCGTCAATTCGTAAAAGAAATAAACCCGGCACTACCAATTGAATTAGCAGCTTTAATGGAACCAATGGCGATTGCTGTTCACGCAGTTAACCGAATTGATACACTGCAACCAAATCAAAAAGTATTGGTTCAAGGTCCGGGAATTATCGGCTTTTTCACTGGGTTAATTAGTGCACACAAACAAGCCGATGTCCTTCTCTCTGGACTTGATTCTGACTATGAACATCGATTGTCCAAAGCGACTAAATTCGGTATGAAACCACTCATTGCTAATAAAGAAAAATTAGAAGGAGAAGTAGATGTTTTGTTTGAGTGCTCTGGTTCATCAGCTGCTCTAAAAAGCGGCATAACTAGTGTGAAAAAGGGAGGGAAAGTTGTACTAGTAGCTCTCTATGAAGAAGAAATGAGTTTGTTTCTAACAGAATTGGTCAGGAAAGAGGTGCCCTTATTAACCAGCTATGGATGTGATCCCGTTGATTACAAGGAAGCCGAGGAGATACTGGTCCATTATCAAGAACCTTTAAAGGAAGTAATTTCCCTCTTTCCTTTATTAACTGCTAGAGAAGCTTTTGCGAAAAGTATGGAACAGGATGTGTTGAAGGCTGTTTTGTTTAATGAGTGA
- a CDS encoding SDR family oxidoreductase gives MALSLARAGAHVVIAAIDIEEKMSSIQKTFHEENLDVSFEYLDVTNVEQIKTVMAKYQDLDILINGAGINVRRPMVEIDENDWDKVLDINLKGVFFTSQIAAKQMLQRKKGKIINIASLSSKIGLPNMGPYCASKGGVDQLTKAMSVEWAPHIQVNAIAPGYFKTELTEVLFQDENWKQSILSRIPTGRTGKPEDLNGITVLLASEESNYITGQTIYVDGGWTSS, from the coding sequence ATGGCCCTTTCATTAGCAAGGGCTGGTGCTCATGTTGTCATCGCAGCCATCGACATAGAAGAAAAGATGTCCAGTATCCAAAAGACATTTCATGAAGAAAACCTCGATGTCAGCTTTGAATACCTTGATGTTACAAATGTAGAACAAATAAAGACCGTGATGGCGAAATATCAAGATCTAGACATTCTTATTAATGGAGCAGGAATAAATGTTCGTCGACCGATGGTAGAGATTGATGAAAATGATTGGGACAAAGTATTGGACATAAATTTAAAAGGTGTATTTTTCACATCGCAAATAGCTGCAAAACAAATGCTCCAAAGAAAAAAAGGCAAGATCATCAACATTGCCTCTTTGAGTAGCAAAATTGGATTGCCTAATATGGGGCCATACTGTGCGTCTAAGGGAGGGGTAGACCAATTGACTAAAGCGATGTCTGTAGAATGGGCCCCTCACATCCAAGTCAATGCGATTGCACCAGGGTATTTTAAAACAGAACTAACAGAAGTGCTATTCCAAGACGAAAACTGGAAACAATCTATTTTATCTCGAATTCCAACGGGAAGAACAGGCAAACCAGAAGATCTGAATGGAATCACTGTACTATTAGCTTCCGAAGAATCTAATTATATTACCGGTCAGACCATTTACGTAGATGGTGGCTGGACATCATCTTAA
- a CDS encoding TRAP transporter small permease, with product MNENQFNPIISNVIKVGMYISGIAILIMMVMTVIDVTLKALFSSTIPGNYLYVQNYLMPVAFFCGLPYVFFTGIFPRLDLLIKRFSKKVSINIMISVLVIELLVYILITYYSFSYGLYGLRENITFLAGVNSLPLYPMFFLVTIGFAMLTICLILTLRKMIKTNGEFTFFNNTEET from the coding sequence ATGAACGAAAATCAATTTAATCCTATTATTTCAAACGTGATTAAAGTAGGCATGTATATAAGCGGTATTGCCATTTTAATTATGATGGTCATGACAGTCATTGACGTTACACTAAAGGCGCTTTTTAGCTCAACCATTCCAGGTAACTATTTGTATGTTCAAAATTATTTAATGCCTGTTGCTTTCTTTTGTGGATTGCCTTATGTTTTCTTCACAGGAATTTTTCCACGACTGGATCTTTTGATCAAGCGTTTTTCTAAAAAAGTGTCTATTAATATAATGATTAGTGTACTAGTCATTGAGTTACTCGTTTATATCCTCATTACGTATTATAGTTTTTCTTATGGATTATACGGATTGAGAGAAAACATTACGTTTTTGGCTGGGGTCAATAGTTTACCATTATATCCAATGTTTTTCTTGGTTACGATTGGGTTTGCCATGCTTACGATATGCTTAATTCTAACCCTACGCAAGATGATCAAAACAAATGGAGAATTCACTTTCTTTAATAATACGGAAGAAACGTAG
- a CDS encoding TRAP transporter large permease yields the protein MDGTLALIIITLLFIFLLAVGMHIGTVLMVAGVVGLILLDGFRSFPAVIQDSGFYSIATYSLTTIPLFILMAQFIVRSNIIGLLYRLIFNLSKERGGVLGAFTLMLGGFLGALSGSPTAISAALAEISLPELRKHGFNKYFAAATVAAAGSLSTIIPPSIILIVYGAATQTSIGQLFIAMTVPVVLTMVILFISIFILHRYTKEDVKDSSSNEVAATLDRSFQEGEMPPTVKNYTIAVGIMLVIISSIFLGIFFGIFTPTEAGAIGAMLSLIMAALLKKVNLEFFKASLEGTVKITTMVMFIILGASIFGKFMTLSLVPTKIISWIEPLLSYPILLMFLLLAIYFVLFMVIEGTAVILITVSVAVPIAAQAGYDPIVFGVLLTVVCAAGLLTPPVGLSVYSVAG from the coding sequence ATGGACGGAACTTTAGCTTTAATCATCATCACACTATTGTTTATTTTTCTATTAGCTGTGGGGATGCATATTGGTACAGTGTTAATGGTAGCAGGTGTAGTTGGCCTTATTTTATTAGATGGGTTCCGGTCATTTCCTGCGGTTATACAAGACTCGGGATTTTATAGTATTGCGACGTACTCATTAACGACAATTCCTTTATTTATCCTAATGGCTCAATTTATTGTAAGGTCAAATATTATTGGTTTACTGTATAGATTAATTTTCAATCTATCAAAAGAACGTGGCGGTGTGTTGGGGGCTTTCACTCTCATGCTAGGAGGATTTCTTGGGGCGTTATCTGGTTCTCCAACAGCAATTAGTGCCGCTCTTGCAGAAATATCTTTACCGGAATTACGTAAACACGGGTTTAATAAATATTTTGCAGCAGCGACGGTTGCCGCTGCAGGCTCATTATCAACGATCATTCCGCCTTCTATTATTCTCATTGTATATGGTGCAGCAACACAGACATCAATTGGTCAACTTTTTATTGCAATGACGGTTCCTGTTGTACTGACAATGGTGATCCTATTTATTTCAATCTTTATCTTGCATAGATATACGAAAGAAGATGTCAAGGATTCATCTTCAAATGAAGTGGCAGCTACGTTAGATCGTTCATTTCAAGAGGGAGAAATGCCACCTACTGTAAAAAATTACACAATCGCAGTTGGGATCATGCTTGTTATTATCAGTTCCATCTTTTTAGGGATTTTCTTCGGAATCTTCACTCCAACAGAAGCTGGAGCGATTGGGGCAATGCTAAGTTTAATCATGGCAGCATTACTGAAGAAGGTTAATCTAGAATTCTTCAAAGCCTCGCTTGAAGGAACAGTGAAAATCACAACGATGGTTATGTTTATCATCTTAGGGGCAAGTATCTTTGGGAAGTTTATGACATTATCTCTCGTTCCAACTAAAATTATTTCTTGGATTGAGCCATTGTTGAGCTATCCAATCTTACTTATGTTCCTTTTGTTAGCCATTTATTTTGTTCTATTTATGGTCATTGAAGGGACTGCCGTTATTCTTATTACGGTTAGTGTAGCTGTACCAATTGCAGCACAAGCTGGTTATGATCCAATTGTGTTTGGGGTATTATTGACTGTTGTATGTGCGGCAGGACTTTTGACACCACCAGTAGGGTTAAGTGTTTACAGTGTTGCGGGGTAG